The following coding sequences are from one Carassius auratus strain Wakin chromosome 47, ASM336829v1, whole genome shotgun sequence window:
- the LOC113065008 gene encoding sphingosine 1-phosphate receptor 3-like — protein sequence MDDEFEPGMNDVIVSYYNHSGKWGRPKSTGTCKTAFLMFICALIVLENITVLLALWRNKRFHSRMYFLIGNLALSDLLAGVAYMVNIFTSGRNTFFLSPGQWLLREGSMFVALSASTFSLLAIGIERHMTMVRLRPCETAGRGRLLALLGACWAVSVLLSVLPSLGWNCLGRVHTCSTVLPLYDKSYIAFCISIFTALLAAIVVLYVRIYLLVTSSGRRVSSRPSDRSLALLRTVVIVLGIFVACWAPLFLLLLLDVGCSPERCPVLLKVDWFIALAVLNSALNPLIYTLSSREMRAAFFRVLCCCCCPTQLDSMPTVTGAALPGIIIPTAENSKSSMAGAGSGGAKFSLMRSKVPTPSNSHRQHGDTSPPAVTHPSGPGDLLSVVLVKAGALPSLGKF from the coding sequence ATGGATGACGAGTTTGAACCTGGAATGAATGATGTTATAGTTAGTTATTATAACCACTCGGGCAAGTGGGGAAGACCAAAAAGCACCGGTACATGCAAGACAGCCTTCCTCATGTTTATCTGCGCTCTGATCGTGTTGGAGAACATCACTGTACTACTGGCACTATGGCGCAACAAGCGTTTCCACAGCCGCATGTACTTTCTCATTGGCAATCTGGCACTTTCGGACTTGTTAGCTGGAGTGGCGTACATGGTTAACATCTTCACCTCTGGCCGCAATACGTTTTTCCTCAGTCCTGGCCAGTGGCTGCTGCGAGAGGGGAGCATGTTTGTGGCGCTTAGCGCTTCCACCTTCAGCTTGCTCGCTATTGGGATCGAGCGCCACATGACGATGGTTCGTTTACGGCCGTGTGAGACCGCAGGAAGGGGGAGGTTGCTAGCTCTCCTGGGAGCCTGCTGGGCTGTGTCGGTCCTGCTGAGTGTCTTGCCCAGTCTCGGCTGGAACTGTTTGGGCCGAGTCCACACCTGCTCCACTGTCCTACCACTGTACGACAAGAGTTACATAGCCTTCTGCATTAGCATCTTCACAGCCCTACTAGCAGCAATCGTTGTGCTATACGTGCGCATCTACCTGCTTGTGACGTCCAGCGGGCGTAGAGTGAGTTCCCGGCCGTCGGATCGCTCACTCGCACTTTTGCGCACGGTAGTAATCGTACTAGGGATTTTTGTGGCCTGTTGGGCTCCCctttttctgctgctgctgctggatgtGGGATGCAGTCCGGAGCGATGCCCGGTTCTCCTCAAAGTGGACTGGTTCATCGCTCTGGCCGTGCTCAACTCTGCCCTCAACCCGCTCATCTACACGCTCTCCAGCCGTGAGATGCGGGCCGCCTTCTTCCGTGTGCTGTGCTGCTGTTGCTGTCCAACGCAGCTGGACTCCATGCCCACGGTGACAGGGGCGGCACTCCCGGGAATAATCATTCCCACTGCAGAGAACAGCAAATCGAGCATGGCCGGGGCGGGAAGTGGTGGAGCCAAGTTCTCCCTGATGCGAAGTAAAGTTCCCACCCCGTCAAACTCCCACCGTCAGCATGGGGACACGTCACCGCCAGCTGTCACACACCCCTCAGGGCCAGGTGACCTACTGTCTGTGGTGCTGGTTAAAGCTGGGGCGCTTCCTTCTTTGGGGAAGTTTTGA